From the genome of Solibacillus sp. FSL H8-0538:
TTTCCAATTTTTATAATCAAATGCTTCGTGATCAAACATGAGCATTCACTCCCTTCAATGTCTTAACTATACTAGAATATTAAAAATGCATATACTGTCATTTGTCATATTGTTGTACTACAATATGTCATATCGGTTTAAATGACATGAGAATGTACAGAGAATGACAATTGTCATATTGGTAAACGAATGTATTTTACTTATAATAAACAGAAGATATATAAAGGATGTGTCGACTTTGGGGCGAATTCATATTGTAACGGACTCAACTTGTGATTTAACAAAAGAAGAAATTGAAAAAAATAGTATCCATGTTGTTCCATTAACAATTCAAATTGATGGCAATACATATGTGGATGGTGTGGACGTTGAGCCAGATTCGTTTTTGGAATTAATGCGTGGGGCTAATGAACTACCAAAAAGCTCGCAACCAGCACCTGGGAAGTTTAAAGAGCTTTATGAGGAACTAGGGAAAGACGGCGACCAAATCATTTCGATCCATATGACAGGTGGCATGAGTGGTACTGTGCAATCCGCGCGTCAAGCTGCAGATATGGCGGATGCAAACGTAACGGTAATCGATTCTCGTTATATTGCATTTGCGCTAGCGTTCCAAATTCGTGAAGCGATTAAGCTTCGGGATGCAGGTGCAACAGTTGAAGATATCGTTGCTCGTCTCGATGAAGTTCGCGCAAACTCACGATTATTTGTTATTTTAGATACACTTGAAAATATGGTTAAAGGCGGACGAATCGGGAAAGGTAAAGCGATGTTTGGTTCTTTATTGAATATCAAACCGATTGGGAGCTTAGATACTGGGGCATATACACCAATAGCAAAAGTTCGTAGCCATAAGCAAGTAGTAAAGTATTTATTTAACCAATTTTTAGAAGACACAGCTGGTAAAACGGTGAAAGCTGTAGGAATTTCTCATGCAAATGGTCTAACTACAATGGGTAACCCATTAATAG
Proteins encoded in this window:
- a CDS encoding DegV family protein, producing MGRIHIVTDSTCDLTKEEIEKNSIHVVPLTIQIDGNTYVDGVDVEPDSFLELMRGANELPKSSQPAPGKFKELYEELGKDGDQIISIHMTGGMSGTVQSARQAADMADANVTVIDSRYIAFALAFQIREAIKLRDAGATVEDIVARLDEVRANSRLFVILDTLENMVKGGRIGKGKAMFGSLLNIKPIGSLDTGAYTPIAKVRSHKQVVKYLFNQFLEDTAGKTVKAVGISHANGLTTMGNPLIELVQESGFANVEIAFTSPVISTHTGEGAIGFMYFAE